Within the Pseudarthrobacter sp. W1I19 genome, the region CCGGAGTAACCCGCCTCGTAAGCGTGCCGGTCAGGCGAGCTGGGTGATCTCCACGCTGACGCTCAACGCCGATCCGCCGCCGCCGGACAGGATGCCCTTCAGCGGGGGCACGTCACGGTAGTCCCTGCCCCGGGCCACGGTGACATGGAAATCGCCGGCAGGCTTGTGGTTGGTGGGGTCCCAGCTCCGCCAGTCCCCGTCCCACCACTCCAGCCAGGCGTGGGACTGCCCGGCCACTGTTTCGCCAATGCCCGCACTGGAGCGCGGGTGAAGGTACCCGGACACGTACCGGGCGGGAATGCCGCAGCTGCGCAGCGCCCCGATGGCGAGGTGGGCCAGGTCCTGGCACACGCCCTTGCGCTGGCCCCAGGCTTCCTCCGCGTTCGTGGTGACGGCGGTGGAACCGGACATGTACGTCATCTCGCCGCGCATCCACTCAAACACCGCCATGGCAGCCTCGTGCGGGTTCTTGCCTTCGACTACGCCGGGAATGATGCCCAAAACCTCATCCCCGGGTCCGCTCAGCCGTGACTGCGGCAGCCAGTCGCTGAAGGTGTTGAGTGTCTCGGCTGAAGCCAGGACATCCCAGCCCGCAATGTCGGACTCAGAAGGGATCTTTCCGGCGCGGTGCACCTCCACGGTGATGTTGGAGACGACCTCGAGGTGCTCGTGCGGCATCTGCATGTCGAACGCAGTGACCCTGGTCCCCCAGTAGTCCCGGTAGGTGCTGACGGCGGCCTGCGACGGCGACACCTTGACCACCGATTCCAGCACTACCTGCTGCGAGTCGGTGAGCGGCGTCATCCGGGCCTCGTTGTAGGACAGGGTGACGCGTTTGTTGTACTTGTATGCCGTCTTGTGAACGATGCTCAGCCGGGTCATGAAACTTCTCCCACCCAGGCCAGTTCGTCCGCCTGATTGAAGTACTTACGGGAAATGGCGTCCGAGGCCTGGGACACTGCCTTCTGCACCCGCTCCATGTGCTCGGGCAGCTCGGACATCAGGTCGTCGGTGCGGTGGAACTCAAGGAAGGTCCGGGCCTGGCCCACGATGCGGCGGGCGTCGTTGATGAAACCCACCCTCTGGGCAGAGGGATCAAGTTTTGCCAGGCACTCGTCGGCGTCGCGGAGCGCGTAGACGATGGACCGCGGGAACAAACGGTCCAGCAGCAGGAATTCTGCCGCATGCTGGTCACCGAAGGCTGCCCGCCGGGTGCGCAGGAAGGACTCATAGGCGCCGGCACAGCGGAGCATGTTCACCCAGGACATACCCGCGGACAGGACGTCGCGGGTGGAAAGCATGCGCGCGGTCATGTCGGCCCGCTCCAGCGAGCGTCCCAGAACGAGGAACAGCCAGCTCTCGTCATGGCTCACCGTGGTGTCGGCCAGGCCGCTGACCATGGCGGTGCGTTCGAGGGTCCAGTTGCAGAACCGGTAGGTGCCCACCACGTCCTTGCGGTGCTGGCTCAGCCCGTAGTAGGTGGTGTTCAGGCTCTCCCACAGGCCGGACGAAACGGTTTCCCTGGCGCGGCGTGCGTTCTCACGGGCAGCGCCGAGGGAGCCGGCGATGGAGGTGGCACTGGTTTTGTCATAGGCCAGGGCGTGGAGCAGCTCCGGCAGGCCGAAGTCCTCGCTTTGCGGGCGCGCGCCCATTACCGCCAGGAGCTCCTGGGCCACGCTCTTGCGTTCCTCCATGGGGAGGTGGTTCAGGCGTTCCAGGTGGACGTCAAGGATACGGGCGGTGCCATCGGCCCGCTCCACATACCGGCCAATCCAGAAAAGGGACTCGGCTATACGGCTAAGCATTCGCGGTTACCTCCTGCGGGCCCGAAACTGTAAAAGAAACCAGCCCGACGGCGGACGGGCTCACTGCTGCTGCTCCGACTGGCGGTCGCGCCAGTTACTCTCCACGGGCCACACGGACACGCGTTCGCGGACGGAGATGGAGGGCCTCGGCACGGTTTCCACCGGCACCTGGGGCGAATCCGCCAGGACCCAGGTGTCCTTGGAACCGCCGCCCTGGCTGGAGTTCACGATCAGGGACCCTTCCTTCAGCGCCACGCGGGTCAGGCCGCCGGGAAGAACCCAGACGTTGTCGCCGTCGTTCACTGCGAAAGGCCGCAGGTCCACGTGTCGGGGGCCGAATTTGTCGCCGCTCAGCGTGGGCACCGTGGAAAGCTGCAGGACGGGCTGCGCAATCCAGCCGCGGGGGTCGGCGATGACCCGCTGGCGCAGGGCGTCGAGCTCGTCCTTGGAGGCGTCCGGGCCGATCACCAGGCCCTTGCCCCCGGACCCGTCCACCGGCTTGACCACCAGTTCGGAGAGGTTGTCCAGCGTGTACTCCCGCGCTTCCTTTTCCTCGAGGCGGTAGGTGTCCACGTTGGCGATAATGGGCTCCTCACTGAGGTAATAGCGGATCAGGTCAGGGACGTAACTGTAAACCAGTTTGTCGTCGGCAACGCCATTACCCACGGCGTTGGCGATGGTCACCCCGCCAGCCCTGGCCGCGTTCACGAGGCCGGGGCAACCGAGCATGGAATCCGCCCGGAACTGCAGCGGATCCAGGAAGTCGTCGTCGATCCGCTTGTAAATCACGTCCACACGCTGCTCGCCGGCCGTGGTGCGCATGTACACGCGGTTGCCGCGGCAGATAAGGTCGCGGCCTTCCACCAGTTCAACACCCATCAGGCCGGCAAGCAGCGTGTGCTCAAAGTAGGCGCTGTTGAACACGCCGGGAGTGAGCACGACGACGGTG harbors:
- a CDS encoding transglutaminase family protein, producing MTRLSIVHKTAYKYNKRVTLSYNEARMTPLTDSQQVVLESVVKVSPSQAAVSTYRDYWGTRVTAFDMQMPHEHLEVVSNITVEVHRAGKIPSESDIAGWDVLASAETLNTFSDWLPQSRLSGPGDEVLGIIPGVVEGKNPHEAAMAVFEWMRGEMTYMSGSTAVTTNAEEAWGQRKGVCQDLAHLAIGALRSCGIPARYVSGYLHPRSSAGIGETVAGQSHAWLEWWDGDWRSWDPTNHKPAGDFHVTVARGRDYRDVPPLKGILSGGGGSALSVSVEITQLA
- a CDS encoding alpha-E domain-containing protein, which codes for MLSRIAESLFWIGRYVERADGTARILDVHLERLNHLPMEERKSVAQELLAVMGARPQSEDFGLPELLHALAYDKTSATSIAGSLGAARENARRARETVSSGLWESLNTTYYGLSQHRKDVVGTYRFCNWTLERTAMVSGLADTTVSHDESWLFLVLGRSLERADMTARMLSTRDVLSAGMSWVNMLRCAGAYESFLRTRRAAFGDQHAAEFLLLDRLFPRSIVYALRDADECLAKLDPSAQRVGFINDARRIVGQARTFLEFHRTDDLMSELPEHMERVQKAVSQASDAISRKYFNQADELAWVGEVS
- a CDS encoding circularly permuted type 2 ATP-grasp protein, whose translation is MSDLFQDYSVAAGRNGAYDEMFAPGQQARGSYGQVADALRKLSLADVSARADSMARTFLDRGVTFDFAGEERPFPLDIVPRVIPAAEWDVLERGVAQRVRALEAFLNDVYDKMTVVSDGVIPRQLVTTSAHFHRQVHGFEPAGGVRVHISGIDVVRDAAGTFRVLEDNVRVPSGVSYVLENRRAMAKGLPEAFGQQLIRPVEEYPRRLLSALRKTAPAGVDDPTVVVLTPGVFNSAYFEHTLLAGLMGVELVEGRDLICRGNRVYMRTTAGEQRVDVIYKRIDDDFLDPLQFRADSMLGCPGLVNAARAGGVTIANAVGNGVADDKLVYSYVPDLIRYYLSEEPIIANVDTYRLEEKEAREYTLDNLSELVVKPVDGSGGKGLVIGPDASKDELDALRQRVIADPRGWIAQPVLQLSTVPTLSGDKFGPRHVDLRPFAVNDGDNVWVLPGGLTRVALKEGSLIVNSSQGGGSKDTWVLADSPQVPVETVPRPSISVRERVSVWPVESNWRDRQSEQQQ